In one Corallococcus silvisoli genomic region, the following are encoded:
- a CDS encoding NmrA family NAD(P)-binding protein, with the protein MGSTDSVLVTAATGRQGGATARALLAEGSSSVRVMVRNPEAPTAKALAAAGAEVVVGDLDDPASLRAACAGARAVFSMQSPTLTATGVDFSKERQQGRNLVEAALAEGIGTFVHTATSGVGDHRNVEGWAEGRWKSHEEYWENKLATCDLVRHAGFKRWTLILPSTFMDHPMLEPSGFVDGRRLITVIRTDRPIPLIAPEDIGKAAAAAINDPEKFNGVTLQLAGDLLTLPRIAEILSRLDGKEYTVQSGTVEEAVAAGLHPGVASGLTYMNVAPVLARPELARSYGLSPMSFETWARQRREPT; encoded by the coding sequence ATGGGCAGCACTGATTCCGTTCTCGTGACCGCGGCCACGGGGCGCCAGGGCGGCGCCACCGCCCGGGCGCTGCTGGCCGAAGGCAGCTCGTCGGTGCGCGTGATGGTGCGCAATCCGGAGGCGCCCACCGCCAAGGCCCTCGCGGCGGCTGGCGCCGAGGTGGTCGTCGGGGACCTCGACGATCCGGCGTCGTTGCGCGCCGCCTGCGCCGGGGCGCGGGCGGTCTTCTCGATGCAGTCACCGACCCTCACCGCGACCGGTGTCGACTTCAGCAAGGAGCGACAGCAAGGGAGGAACCTCGTCGAGGCCGCGCTTGCCGAGGGCATCGGGACGTTCGTGCACACCGCGACGTCCGGCGTCGGTGACCACCGCAACGTCGAAGGGTGGGCGGAGGGCCGCTGGAAGTCGCACGAGGAGTACTGGGAGAACAAGCTCGCGACCTGCGATCTCGTACGCCACGCGGGCTTCAAGCGCTGGACCCTCATCCTGCCCTCCACCTTCATGGATCATCCGATGTTGGAGCCCTCCGGCTTCGTCGACGGGCGCCGGTTGATCACCGTGATCAGGACCGACCGGCCCATCCCGCTGATCGCGCCGGAGGACATTGGCAAGGCCGCCGCGGCGGCGATCAACGATCCCGAGAAGTTCAACGGCGTGACGCTGCAGCTCGCGGGTGACCTGCTCACGCTCCCTCGGATCGCCGAGATCCTCTCGCGTCTCGACGGCAAGGAGTACACGGTCCAGTCCGGCACGGTCGAGGAGGCCGTCGCGGCCGGCCTGCATCCCGGCGTGGCGAGTGGCCTGACGTACATGAACGTCGCCCCGGTCCTGGCGCGGCCAGAGCTCGCGCGTTCCTACGGTCTTTCGCCCATGAGCTTCGAGACCTGGGCACGCCAGCGTCGCGAGCCGACCTGA
- a CDS encoding SDR family oxidoreductase, with the protein MKTVLITGCSSGYGLETARHFHAQGWSVVATMRAPREDVLPRSDRMRVVPLDVTKPESIAAALEASGPIDVLVNNAGIGLMGPFEATPMATVREVFETNVFGVMAMTQAVLPQFRARKSGVIVNVTSSATLAPMPLVAVYTASKVAIEGFTASLAFELEAFNLRVKLVEPGYGPTTRFTSNGGARMEGLFPEAYAPFAQHIFASLGQPAAVTRESDVAEVVWLAANDMSAKLRYPAGPDAVALARSA; encoded by the coding sequence ATGAAGACGGTGCTCATCACGGGTTGCTCCTCCGGCTACGGACTCGAGACGGCGCGCCACTTTCACGCGCAGGGCTGGAGCGTGGTCGCCACCATGCGAGCCCCTCGCGAGGATGTCCTCCCTCGTTCGGACCGGATGCGCGTGGTGCCGCTCGACGTGACGAAGCCGGAGAGCATCGCGGCGGCGCTGGAGGCGAGCGGGCCCATCGACGTGCTCGTCAACAACGCGGGCATCGGGCTCATGGGGCCCTTCGAGGCCACGCCGATGGCGACGGTGCGTGAGGTGTTCGAGACCAACGTCTTCGGGGTGATGGCGATGACGCAGGCGGTGCTGCCCCAGTTTCGCGCACGCAAGTCGGGCGTCATCGTCAACGTGACGTCCAGCGCGACGCTGGCGCCGATGCCGCTGGTGGCCGTGTACACCGCGAGCAAGGTGGCCATCGAAGGCTTCACCGCGTCGCTGGCGTTCGAACTCGAAGCCTTCAACCTGCGCGTGAAGCTCGTCGAGCCGGGCTATGGCCCGACCACCCGCTTCACGAGCAACGGCGGCGCTCGCATGGAAGGGCTGTTCCCCGAGGCATATGCGCCCTTCGCGCAGCACATCTTCGCTTCATTGGGGCAGCCGGCCGCGGTGACGCGCGAGTCCGACGTGGCTGAGGTGGTGTGGCTTGCCGCGAACGACATGTCGGCGAAGCTCCGTTATCCCGCGGGCCCTGACGCGGTCGCCCTGGCCCGGTCGGCATGA
- a CDS encoding metallophosphoesterase: MSKLGEAWTSLSGFLLLGVGWLAFEHYYLWARLVRDVGLPKPAAWTLTWSLVVLAVSVPVGVFASRLVPPDLSVWWLTPVYVWIGVSTLLLMSLGVVDVLRVGASMALWDSEPMDADRRQALARMSALVAVTVGVVASGWGLREGRRVRVKRVEVPLKKLPPELDGLSIVQLSDMHIGPMVGREFVEHVVRTVNALAPDVVAITGDLVDGSVEDLEQHVAPLANLTSTHGTYFVTGNHEYHADASRWCEHLGQLGVRVLRNEYVELGSGEQVLHLAGIDDYESARFDIGHRVDLPRAVAGRDTRRALVLLAHQPKAVHEAVLHEVDLQLSGHTHGGQMWPLGWLQRLGQPVVAGLARFSKTWVYVSSGTGFSGPPMRLGAPAEITQLVLRAA, encoded by the coding sequence ATGAGCAAGCTCGGTGAGGCATGGACTTCGCTGAGCGGGTTTCTGCTGCTCGGCGTTGGGTGGCTCGCGTTCGAGCACTACTACTTGTGGGCGCGGCTGGTCCGGGATGTCGGCCTCCCCAAGCCCGCTGCGTGGACGCTGACGTGGAGCCTGGTTGTCCTCGCGGTCAGCGTTCCCGTGGGCGTGTTCGCGAGCCGCCTGGTGCCTCCCGATTTGTCGGTGTGGTGGCTCACGCCGGTCTACGTGTGGATTGGCGTGTCCACGCTGTTGCTCATGTCACTCGGGGTGGTGGACGTGCTGCGGGTCGGCGCTTCCATGGCGCTTTGGGACTCCGAGCCGATGGACGCAGACCGCCGGCAGGCGTTGGCGCGCATGAGCGCGTTGGTCGCGGTGACGGTCGGCGTCGTCGCCAGCGGTTGGGGGCTTCGAGAAGGCCGCCGGGTTCGCGTCAAGCGGGTGGAGGTTCCGCTGAAGAAGCTGCCGCCCGAACTCGACGGGCTGAGCATCGTCCAGCTGTCGGACATGCACATCGGGCCGATGGTGGGTCGGGAGTTCGTCGAGCACGTCGTGAGGACGGTGAATGCGCTGGCTCCAGACGTCGTGGCCATCACGGGCGACCTGGTGGACGGCAGCGTCGAAGACCTCGAGCAGCACGTCGCGCCGCTCGCGAACCTCACCTCCACCCATGGCACCTACTTCGTCACGGGCAATCACGAGTACCACGCGGATGCGAGTCGGTGGTGCGAGCACCTCGGGCAGCTCGGCGTGCGAGTCCTTCGCAACGAATACGTGGAGCTGGGGAGCGGTGAGCAGGTGCTTCACCTGGCGGGTATCGACGACTACGAGTCCGCCAGGTTCGACATCGGCCATCGGGTAGACCTCCCACGGGCCGTGGCGGGCAGAGACACGCGTCGAGCGCTGGTTCTTCTGGCGCACCAGCCCAAGGCCGTCCACGAAGCCGTTCTGCACGAGGTCGACCTGCAGTTGTCAGGGCATACCCACGGAGGGCAGATGTGGCCGCTGGGGTGGCTTCAGCGCTTGGGGCAACCGGTGGTCGCGGGGCTCGCCAGGTTCAGCAAGACCTGGGTCTACGTCAGCAGCGGCACCGGCTTCTCGGGGCCTCCCATGCGGCTCGGCGCTCCCGCGGAGATTACGCAGCTCGTCCTGCGAGCAGCCTGA
- a CDS encoding putative quinol monooxygenase, which translates to MKATYGFRATMTALPGRGDELAALLLSAVSGTGLVTNQDCVLYLVGRSSSNPDVVHVTEGWTTKEAHAANFASPRAQALIAELAPLVTGEAQYQDEVPAGGKLGAGVVS; encoded by the coding sequence ATGAAGGCAACGTATGGGTTCCGGGCGACGATGACCGCGCTGCCGGGACGAGGCGATGAGCTGGCGGCGCTGTTGCTCTCCGCGGTGAGCGGCACGGGTCTCGTCACCAACCAGGACTGCGTCCTCTATCTGGTGGGGCGCTCCAGCAGCAATCCGGACGTCGTCCACGTCACGGAGGGGTGGACCACGAAGGAGGCGCACGCCGCGAACTTCGCGAGCCCGCGGGCCCAGGCACTCATCGCCGAGCTCGCCCCGCTCGTCACCGGCGAGGCTCAGTACCAGGACGAAGTGCCCGCTGGCGGCAAGCTCGGCGCGGGGGTGGTGTCATGA
- a CDS encoding amidohydrolase family protein — protein sequence MTTVIGAALLWSLPLSSWGQAPSAEKPTRIALRAARLFDGKSDRVLPDAVVLIEGSSIQAVGTGLAIPAGTRVVDLGDVTLLPGLIDAHSHLLMEDDTENGGDGVFSTLLQRSTAERALLGAKLGREMLEAGVTTVRDVGNSGVNGDVALRNAIQRGWVPGPRISACTRALAPHGGQFPTFQLAAQPLIEQEYVTISGAEEARRAVRQAIADGADCIKVIVDNGHNLLSLEELKVIAEEAHRQKRPVAAHTTLDESIRIAVQAGVDSIEHGYSLPDDVVAPMVRKRIFLVPTDGPLEVCDSFDEKVGNVERQRKMKERCRRNITKAQDRLRRAVAAGVRIAAGSDMYIVLRGLTRGQASVRWFIAYAEAGLKPVEILRAATVNAAELLRMQDRVGSLEPNKLADLLAVEGDPLKDIRALKQVRFVMKDGQVVLDARAQPKRVDEAVRF from the coding sequence TTGACGACTGTCATTGGTGCGGCCCTGCTGTGGAGCCTTCCCCTCTCATCGTGGGGGCAGGCCCCCTCCGCGGAGAAGCCCACGCGCATCGCCTTGCGCGCCGCGAGGCTCTTCGATGGCAAGAGTGACCGAGTCCTGCCGGATGCGGTCGTGCTCATCGAAGGCTCGAGCATCCAGGCAGTGGGCACCGGCCTCGCCATCCCCGCGGGGACACGGGTCGTGGACCTGGGGGATGTCACCCTGCTTCCGGGGCTGATCGACGCGCATTCGCACCTGCTGATGGAGGACGACACGGAGAACGGAGGTGACGGCGTGTTCAGCACCCTCCTCCAGCGCAGCACCGCCGAGCGCGCGCTCCTGGGCGCGAAGCTGGGCCGTGAGATGCTCGAGGCGGGGGTCACCACGGTGCGCGACGTCGGCAACTCCGGGGTCAACGGGGACGTGGCGCTGCGCAACGCCATCCAGCGCGGCTGGGTGCCAGGCCCACGCATCTCCGCCTGCACCCGCGCGCTCGCTCCACATGGCGGGCAGTTCCCCACGTTCCAGCTCGCGGCTCAGCCCCTCATCGAACAGGAGTACGTCACCATCTCCGGCGCGGAGGAGGCCCGGCGCGCCGTGCGGCAGGCCATTGCCGACGGCGCGGATTGCATCAAGGTCATCGTCGACAACGGGCACAACCTCCTCTCGTTGGAGGAGCTGAAGGTCATTGCCGAGGAGGCCCACCGCCAGAAGCGGCCGGTGGCGGCGCACACCACCCTCGACGAGAGCATCCGCATCGCGGTCCAGGCGGGCGTCGACTCCATCGAGCATGGGTATTCCCTCCCCGACGACGTGGTGGCGCCCATGGTCCGCAAGCGCATCTTCCTGGTCCCCACCGACGGCCCGTTGGAGGTGTGCGACTCCTTCGATGAGAAGGTGGGCAACGTGGAGCGCCAGCGCAAGATGAAGGAGCGCTGCCGGAGGAACATCACCAAGGCCCAGGACCGCCTCCGCCGCGCGGTGGCCGCTGGCGTTCGGATTGCCGCGGGCTCGGACATGTACATCGTGCTGCGCGGGCTGACCCGAGGGCAGGCCAGCGTGCGGTGGTTCATCGCCTATGCGGAGGCGGGCCTCAAGCCCGTGGAGATCCTGCGCGCCGCGACAGTGAACGCGGCGGAGCTGCTGCGCATGCAGGACCGGGTTGGCTCGCTCGAGCCGAACAAGCTCGCGGATCTTCTCGCGGTGGAGGGTGACCCGCTGAAGGACATCCGCGCGCTGAAGCAGGTGCGGTTCGTGATGAAGGACGGACAGGTGGTCCTGGACGCACGGGCTCAGCCGAAGCGGGTGGATGAAGCGGTCCGTTTCTGA
- a CDS encoding TetR/AcrR family transcriptional regulator produces MSHVKPLRADGRRNRERIVAAAAELVGRDGAQASLEEIARRAGIGSATLHRHFPSRQALLEAVFRDGVAQLCARAAAQTGEDPAAELVTWLEEVTVYTATNRGLAAALLAGPDGLTPEELCCTDMLLDVLKGLVTRASSVGAIHSGATTEDLMMLANAIAIANEDDPLTARRVLRLALAGIRS; encoded by the coding sequence GTGAGTCATGTGAAGCCGTTGCGCGCGGACGGGCGACGCAACCGGGAGCGGATTGTCGCCGCCGCCGCGGAGCTGGTCGGAAGGGATGGCGCGCAGGCGTCGCTCGAAGAGATCGCGCGGCGGGCGGGGATCGGCTCGGCGACCCTGCACCGGCACTTCCCGTCGCGGCAGGCGCTGTTGGAGGCGGTCTTCCGCGATGGCGTCGCGCAGCTCTGTGCGCGGGCCGCCGCGCAAACGGGTGAGGATCCCGCCGCCGAGCTGGTGACCTGGCTCGAGGAGGTGACGGTCTACACCGCGACCAACCGCGGGCTTGCCGCCGCGCTGTTGGCTGGCCCGGATGGGCTCACACCCGAGGAGCTCTGCTGCACCGACATGCTGCTCGACGTGTTGAAGGGGCTGGTGACACGGGCGTCATCGGTGGGCGCGATCCACTCCGGCGCCACGACGGAGGATCTGATGATGCTGGCGAACGCGATCGCCATCGCCAACGAAGACGATCCGCTCACCGCGCGCCGGGTGCTGCGCCTCGCGCTCGCCGGCATCCGGTCGTGA
- a CDS encoding peptide-N4-asparagine amidase, giving the protein MRAIPRAFVAVVLVFGAAVPALAVEPPPEFGTDWDDPRTAVPALERPATPSCTVRIVDEKFDDFTPYTGTFTPPAACPGPWHKVVLRMEGKVQGVQYDRLGHLEVGGVTLFKTSTPEPSRDGISWAVEKDVTAYAPLLRQPQPVWMLIGNVVNETYTGVLDVQVSLTFYTAQGRRSPPAETASDVRPLTHPRREGSALVGEVTVPRNTARLVAEVYATGSGGGCEEFWYFTAPPVVPYSCPADDGPYREVRIEVDGKLAGIAMPFPHVYTGGWSNPFLWYVLPAPRAFNIRPLRYDLTPFAGLLTDGQPHQLKVSVLGVPEGRPGWDLPTNVLIWTDARSTRVTGGLLQHQVGTLTNDSAHSLVEGWHQVDTRGEHSLKVSGYVRTSRGWELTTVEQSVSNASMHRWLGDTENPDALTATWTDTSTVTVVGRDVFPTVSRSHKRFVLDGLISVTPENRLTTTLGINDADDSLTLGGLRTLEHRELSDVYTGEAAYTLGVPRAQRNAVGTSTHRYRLTGQPGDCYDRSISTRNGFVTEDLQRCDRGATPSSPLGDTPPGAGG; this is encoded by the coding sequence GTGAGAGCCATTCCCCGAGCCTTTGTCGCCGTGGTCCTCGTGTTTGGCGCGGCGGTGCCCGCGCTGGCCGTCGAGCCTCCCCCTGAGTTCGGCACCGACTGGGACGACCCTCGCACGGCCGTCCCGGCCCTGGAGCGACCCGCGACGCCCTCGTGCACCGTCCGCATCGTCGACGAGAAGTTCGACGACTTCACGCCCTACACCGGGACCTTCACCCCGCCCGCGGCCTGTCCGGGCCCGTGGCACAAGGTCGTGCTGCGCATGGAGGGCAAGGTGCAGGGCGTGCAGTACGACCGGCTCGGCCATCTGGAGGTAGGCGGTGTCACCCTCTTCAAGACGTCCACGCCGGAGCCGTCCCGTGACGGCATCTCCTGGGCGGTGGAGAAGGACGTCACCGCGTACGCGCCCCTGCTGCGCCAGCCCCAGCCGGTGTGGATGCTGATTGGCAACGTGGTCAACGAGACCTACACCGGCGTGCTCGACGTGCAGGTGTCCCTGACCTTCTACACGGCCCAGGGCAGGCGCTCGCCCCCCGCGGAGACGGCGAGCGACGTGCGGCCCCTCACCCACCCACGCCGGGAGGGAAGCGCGCTGGTGGGAGAGGTGACGGTGCCCCGGAACACGGCGCGGCTCGTGGCCGAGGTCTACGCGACGGGCTCCGGCGGAGGCTGTGAGGAGTTCTGGTACTTCACCGCGCCCCCTGTCGTGCCGTACTCCTGCCCCGCGGATGACGGCCCGTACCGCGAGGTGCGAATCGAGGTGGACGGCAAGCTGGCCGGCATCGCGATGCCCTTCCCGCATGTCTACACGGGGGGCTGGTCCAATCCGTTCCTCTGGTACGTGCTGCCGGCGCCGCGCGCCTTCAACATCCGCCCCCTCCGCTATGACCTGACGCCGTTCGCCGGACTGCTGACCGACGGCCAGCCGCACCAGCTCAAGGTGAGCGTGCTGGGCGTCCCCGAAGGCCGCCCCGGCTGGGATCTCCCCACCAACGTGCTCATCTGGACGGACGCCCGGTCCACGCGCGTGACGGGTGGGCTGCTCCAGCACCAGGTCGGCACGCTGACGAATGACTCCGCGCACTCGCTGGTGGAGGGGTGGCATCAGGTGGACACGCGGGGCGAACACTCGCTGAAGGTGTCCGGCTACGTGCGCACCTCGCGCGGATGGGAGCTGACGACGGTGGAGCAGTCGGTCTCCAACGCGAGCATGCACCGCTGGCTGGGCGACACGGAGAACCCGGACGCGCTGACCGCGACGTGGACGGACACCAGCACCGTCACCGTCGTCGGGCGTGACGTCTTCCCGACGGTGAGTCGCTCCCACAAGCGCTTCGTGCTCGACGGGCTCATCAGCGTGACGCCGGAGAACCGGCTCACCACGACCCTCGGCATCAACGACGCGGATGATTCGCTCACGCTGGGAGGGCTTCGCACGCTGGAGCACCGCGAGCTCAGCGACGTCTACACCGGCGAGGCCGCCTATACGCTGGGCGTCCCGCGCGCGCAGCGCAACGCGGTGGGGACCTCCACGCATCGCTACCGGCTGACCGGACAGCCCGGTGACTGCTACGACCGGAGCATCTCCACCCGGAATGGCTTCGTCACCGAGGACCTCCAGCGCTGCGACCGAGGAGCCACCCCTTCGTCGCCGCTCGGCGACACCCCACCAGGCGCGGGGGGATGA
- a CDS encoding AraC family transcriptional regulator — protein sequence MTDPLSEVIALLQPRAVFSKGISGAGRWGVRYSDFGQPSFSAVLEGSCRLAVDGQPPLTLQAGDFVLLPATPGFTMSGFEPVVPERIDAKAAPTPKGEIRYGTRGGRPDVRTLGGYFVFDSPDAALMVSLLPALVHVRGVERLSTLVRLVRDETSEQRSGRDLVLTRLVELLLIEALRSTPADDAPPGLLRGLADARLAPAIRQMHAHVTRPWTVAQLAKSAALSRSAFFDRFTRTVGLPPMEYLLDWRMAVARGLLRRRELAISEVAERVGYSSASTFTTAFSRRVGQSPGRYSRAS from the coding sequence ATGACCGATCCACTCTCGGAAGTCATCGCCCTGCTTCAGCCACGAGCCGTCTTCTCGAAGGGCATCAGCGGAGCAGGCCGTTGGGGGGTTCGCTACTCGGACTTTGGCCAGCCGAGTTTCAGTGCCGTGCTCGAAGGGAGCTGCCGACTCGCTGTCGACGGCCAGCCTCCCCTCACGCTCCAGGCGGGTGATTTCGTGCTCCTGCCGGCGACGCCGGGCTTCACCATGTCCGGCTTCGAGCCGGTGGTGCCCGAGCGCATCGACGCCAAGGCGGCGCCCACTCCGAAGGGGGAGATTCGTTACGGCACGCGCGGCGGCCGTCCCGACGTGCGCACGCTCGGCGGCTACTTCGTCTTCGACTCGCCTGACGCGGCCCTGATGGTGTCGTTGCTCCCGGCCCTGGTGCACGTGCGCGGCGTGGAGCGACTCTCGACGCTGGTGCGACTGGTCCGCGACGAGACGAGCGAGCAGCGCTCGGGCCGGGACCTCGTGCTCACGCGTCTCGTGGAGCTGCTGCTCATCGAGGCGCTGCGCTCGACACCGGCCGACGACGCGCCCCCAGGGCTCCTCCGCGGCCTGGCGGATGCGCGGCTCGCTCCCGCGATACGGCAGATGCACGCGCACGTCACGCGACCGTGGACGGTGGCCCAGCTCGCGAAGAGCGCGGCCCTCTCGCGCTCGGCGTTCTTCGATCGCTTCACGCGCACCGTGGGTCTGCCGCCGATGGAGTACCTGCTGGACTGGCGGATGGCTGTTGCCCGCGGGCTGCTTCGCCGCCGGGAACTCGCCATCTCCGAGGTCGCCGAGCGCGTCGGGTACAGCTCGGCGAGCACCTTCACCACGGCCTTCAGTCGACGTGTGGGCCAGTCTCCGGGCCGCTATTCGCGGGCAAGCTAG
- a CDS encoding serine hydrolase domain-containing protein — MRQSLQQTLQEVQEAHPGNAGWLMSVRIPSAGLEFSGAVQAPGMESLDPRAPFRIASVTKTYMAAAILRLVEDDKLSLDDTVAAVVPAPYPELLHAGGYAPERMTMAQLLTHTSGLFDYAQSEDYLTTVLDAPEHVWTREEQVRFALEHGAPVGAPGERYAYSDTGYLLLGAVLEARTGWGLAQAYRSQLGFERLGLQATWLEKLEPPPANPVVLAPQAYDGLPLTRIDATADLFGGGGLVSNTTDLARWFQALFSGEVFTRASTLDTMSRVPSTNTEDGGGMGIFRLERADGSPCWLHEGFWGVAAMVCPDLDLGVAVAGMDATRMGTGANDLLRAAVKAGIDCRPAP, encoded by the coding sequence GTGCGACAGTCGCTCCAGCAGACGCTGCAGGAGGTCCAGGAAGCACACCCCGGCAACGCCGGCTGGCTGATGAGCGTGCGCATCCCATCCGCGGGGCTCGAGTTCTCAGGCGCGGTACAGGCTCCCGGCATGGAGTCGCTCGACCCAAGGGCCCCGTTCCGGATCGCCAGCGTGACCAAGACATACATGGCCGCGGCCATCCTGCGGCTGGTGGAGGACGACAAGCTGTCCCTCGATGACACCGTGGCGGCGGTGGTCCCCGCGCCCTATCCGGAGCTGCTGCACGCAGGAGGCTATGCGCCCGAGCGGATGACGATGGCGCAGCTCCTCACCCACACCAGCGGCCTGTTCGACTACGCCCAGAGCGAGGACTACCTCACGACGGTCCTCGATGCACCGGAGCACGTCTGGACCCGCGAGGAGCAGGTCCGCTTCGCGCTGGAGCATGGCGCGCCCGTGGGCGCACCGGGCGAGCGCTACGCGTACTCGGACACGGGCTACCTGTTGCTGGGGGCCGTGCTGGAAGCGAGGACCGGTTGGGGACTCGCTCAGGCCTACCGGAGCCAGCTCGGCTTCGAGCGGCTGGGGCTCCAGGCCACATGGCTCGAAAAGCTGGAGCCGCCCCCCGCGAACCCTGTCGTCCTGGCACCGCAGGCCTATGACGGACTTCCGCTCACCCGCATCGACGCCACGGCCGACCTCTTTGGCGGTGGAGGGCTGGTGTCCAACACGACGGACCTGGCCCGCTGGTTCCAGGCCTTGTTCTCCGGAGAGGTGTTCACCCGGGCCTCCACGCTCGACACGATGTCGCGGGTCCCCTCCACGAACACCGAGGACGGCGGGGGCATGGGCATCTTCCGGCTGGAGCGCGCCGATGGAAGCCCTTGCTGGCTGCACGAGGGCTTCTGGGGTGTGGCGGCGATGGTGTGCCCAGACCTCGACCTCGGTGTCGCCGTCGCGGGGATGGATGCGACACGAATGGGCACGGGAGCGAACGACCTGCTCCGGGCCGCCGTGAAGGCCGGCATCGACTGCAGGCCCGCCCCCTGA
- a CDS encoding helix-turn-helix domain-containing protein, whose protein sequence is MNLLPLFVLAPEAGIFVLRSNDAHSAPHRQWGTAILFGLEGAVTVRHASGSARGRIVVVPGDVPHVTSSRGPLASVVLDADHHRATFRALARRLPFALESSSALAQMVAVVARGKGAVARGAEQAVAGLLPMGSAPVGDGRIARLLDMLEGEEEHPLPVHAARLKLSTGHVSTLFHARVGIPLRRWLLWRRLLRSLPLLRAGGLAETAAASGFSDQAHLTRTCVRFAGYTPRQLANALASHG, encoded by the coding sequence ATGAACCTCCTACCTCTCTTCGTCCTCGCCCCGGAAGCCGGCATCTTCGTCCTGCGGTCCAACGACGCTCACTCCGCGCCCCACCGTCAGTGGGGCACCGCGATTCTCTTCGGACTGGAGGGCGCGGTGACGGTGCGGCACGCCTCGGGCAGCGCGCGAGGCCGCATCGTGGTGGTGCCTGGGGATGTCCCGCACGTGACGTCGTCCCGGGGACCGCTGGCCAGCGTGGTGCTGGACGCGGACCACCATCGCGCCACGTTCCGAGCGCTGGCGCGGCGCCTGCCCTTCGCCCTGGAGTCCTCCAGCGCCCTGGCTCAAATGGTGGCGGTGGTGGCGCGCGGGAAGGGAGCGGTCGCGCGCGGCGCCGAGCAGGCCGTGGCGGGCCTGCTTCCCATGGGCTCGGCCCCGGTGGGGGATGGCCGCATCGCGCGCCTGCTCGACATGCTGGAAGGGGAGGAGGAGCACCCCCTCCCGGTGCACGCGGCCCGCCTGAAGCTGTCCACGGGACATGTCTCGACCCTGTTCCATGCCAGGGTGGGAATCCCCCTGCGGCGCTGGTTGCTGTGGCGTCGCCTCTTGCGCTCACTGCCCCTGCTGCGCGCGGGCGGCCTCGCGGAGACGGCCGCGGCCTCGGGCTTCTCGGACCAGGCACACCTGACTCGGACCTGTGTCCGCTTCGCGGGCTACACGCCCCGGCAACTGGCGAACGCGCTCGCCTCGCACGGATGA
- a CDS encoding alpha/beta hydrolase, giving the protein MKTLHLVDPAVRDIVASMKAFDPASEPLEAFRAQLLASYAQIAAPMPHAREERWVPGQSDVRVLVYRPGNPPAVQGAILYVHGGGYIAGVAEMTDAACVQLAEEYQSLVVSVDYRLAPETPFPGPIEDCYAALSWLMREAPAFGVDTSRVVIMGHSAGGGLAAATALLHRDRGGAPLAGQVLIYPMLDARTGTPDAPVDNPSTGEFGWTRPLNQFAWQALRGGAAIPKEREGHYSPSLASGVEGLPPTFLAVGGVDLFLEEDVAYGMRLSRAGVPVEMHVYPGGIHGFDLFPTASAARFVADLRSALARLLR; this is encoded by the coding sequence ATGAAGACGCTCCATCTGGTCGACCCCGCCGTGCGCGACATCGTTGCCTCCATGAAGGCTTTTGATCCCGCGAGTGAGCCCCTGGAAGCGTTCCGTGCTCAGCTCCTCGCGAGCTATGCGCAGATTGCCGCCCCAATGCCTCACGCACGAGAGGAGCGCTGGGTGCCGGGGCAGTCCGACGTGCGAGTCCTGGTGTATCGACCGGGCAACCCGCCCGCGGTGCAGGGGGCCATCCTCTATGTGCACGGCGGCGGCTACATCGCGGGCGTCGCGGAGATGACCGATGCGGCGTGTGTGCAGCTCGCCGAGGAGTACCAGTCGCTGGTCGTCAGCGTCGACTACCGCCTCGCGCCGGAGACGCCCTTCCCCGGTCCCATCGAGGACTGCTACGCCGCGTTGAGCTGGCTGATGCGGGAGGCGCCTGCCTTCGGGGTGGACACGTCACGGGTCGTCATCATGGGGCACAGCGCTGGCGGAGGGCTCGCGGCGGCGACCGCGCTCCTGCACCGCGACCGCGGCGGCGCTCCCCTGGCAGGACAGGTGCTCATCTATCCGATGCTCGACGCCCGCACCGGAACGCCGGACGCTCCGGTCGACAACCCGAGCACTGGCGAGTTCGGGTGGACGCGTCCGCTCAATCAATTCGCGTGGCAGGCGCTGCGGGGCGGCGCCGCGATTCCGAAGGAGCGCGAGGGCCACTACTCGCCCTCGCTGGCGTCCGGGGTCGAGGGCTTGCCCCCGACGTTCCTGGCGGTGGGGGGCGTGGACCTCTTCCTGGAGGAGGACGTCGCCTACGGGATGCGCCTGTCCCGCGCGGGCGTGCCCGTCGAAATGCACGTCTACCCAGGCGGCATCCATGGCTTTGATTTGTTCCCGACCGCCTCCGCGGCCCGGTTTGTCGCTGACCTTCGGAGTGCGCTCGCGCGCCTGCTTCGATGA